Within the Verrucomicrobiia bacterium genome, the region TGGCAAACGGCTACGGCCTTATGTGCTAGAGCTGGCATTTAGGGACTGTGAGGGAAGAGACCGTGAGCTTTGTCGGCAAGCTGGCGTTGCCCTGGAGCTCTTTCACCACTTTGCCCTCATTCAAGATGATTGGATGGACGCATCCCCAACCCGCCATGGGATGCGTGCTACGCATACTTGGCTGGAGGAGAAAATGGATGCGCCGTATGCGGCGGCAGAAGCAGTGCTGTTGGGTGACCTTTACCTAGCTTGTGCCCATATGCTCGTACACCAAGTTGCTAGCAAGCTTCCGCCTCCCGCGCAGTCGTTGTTCCTGAGCGCATTCCAGGCAATGGTAACGGATGTCTTGTATGGTCAGATGCTCGACAGGCAGACTGCCTCCCGGACTGAAGTGACGCGGGAGGAGATACTGGAAAAAACCCAACTCAAGACCTCTCGCTATACTTTTGTTGGCCCCATAAAAATGGGGGCGGCGCTGGCGGGGCAAGATGTAGGGATTTTTGCGGAAGCGTACGGAGTGCCCTTGGGTATTATTTTTCAGCTGCAGGACGATCTTGCGGACCAAGAAAACGCCCTACCTGACGAGGGGCATACATTTCTTACGCTTTACGGTGAAAAGGGGCGGGCAGAGG harbors:
- a CDS encoding polyprenyl synthetase family protein, which produces MQSLFSFQKEFNPYLEEVVTGLHLSSSKYPFIDELVKYGNALLLTGGKRLRPYVLELAFRDCEGRDRELCRQAGVALELFHHFALIQDDWMDASPTRHGMRATHTWLEEKMDAPYAAAEAVLLGDLYLACAHMLVHQVASKLPPPAQSLFLSAFQAMVTDVLYGQMLDRQTASRTEVTREEILEKTQLKTSRYTFVGPIKMGAALAGQDVGIFAEAYGVPLGIIFQLQDDLADQENALPDEGHTFLTLYGEKGRAEVESSIEHYRGQVLRALPTCPGDPQAWEGLMELVLTRGEA